TCGGGCAATTCCGAAACGCTGCACGGCTTCAATCGAGTAGTCCGAACATGTAGGGATGTAGCGGCAGTGTACGAACCTGTCGAGATGGGGCCGGCTTACCTGTTGATAACCCCGTACGGCACACACATAGAGCCGCCCACAAATCTGAACTTGTGCCGGTCTTGCGGTGTCAATCAACACCAGGCCGGCCAACACGACAGGCAATACGAGTGCCGCACGTCTCCAACTTACTGATTTCCGCAATGCGGGCACACTGCACTTGCCTGAAGCCTCTTGTTGTTGCAATGCGGGCACTGTACCAACGCACCTTGTGGGCGGGCCAGAAGGTAGATCACCAACCCTATCAAGCCGGTAAAGAAGACCAACAGCATCCAGAGAACCGCGCCATCCATTCCCCGCGCTTTCGCATCTCGGGCCACCCACACCAGTATAAGGATGTTGATGACCACTCCCGCGATGATGATGAAAAAGAAGAAGCCTCCGCATGCCGCACATGAGGCGGCAGCTTCCGCATCACTCATTTGCTGCTGAGCCCATGCTTGCCAACACGCGCTCAACATAACCAGAGCCAGGCACACTCCGAGCATAGAAAAAGCACCTAACGTT
The sequence above is drawn from the Candidatus Hydrogenedentota bacterium genome and encodes:
- a CDS encoding PLDc N-terminal domain-containing protein, which produces MKTLGAFSMLGVCLALVMLSACWQAWAQQQMSDAEAAASCAACGGFFFFIIIAGVVINILILVWVARDAKARGMDGAVLWMLLVFFTGLIGLVIYLLARPQGALVQCPHCNNKRLQASAVCPHCGNQ